Proteins co-encoded in one Cytobacillus sp. NJ13 genomic window:
- a CDS encoding MarR family transcriptional regulator, producing MEVFKIETFQRFFHQLVLLYRPFENRLNNELSRHHLYRAQWSIMYYLNNDGSGTLVELSHYLGVEKPTVTRTIAKLEEMGYLEPVPTKDKREKRMQLTDTGRKVYQEVRVTIDEFEQDILRGISEEEQLEGIRLMSEIRKNLMQGEL from the coding sequence TTGGAGGTTTTTAAGATCGAAACATTTCAGCGGTTTTTTCATCAGCTTGTGCTATTGTATCGCCCATTTGAGAATAGGCTGAACAATGAATTAAGCAGGCATCATTTATACAGGGCTCAATGGTCCATCATGTATTACTTGAATAACGATGGCTCCGGTACACTGGTGGAGCTTTCACATTATCTTGGCGTTGAAAAACCAACGGTGACAAGGACGATTGCAAAATTGGAGGAAATGGGCTATTTAGAACCTGTTCCGACTAAAGACAAACGGGAAAAAAGAATGCAGCTGACCGATACTGGCAGGAAGGTTTATCAGGAGGTCCGCGTTACTATTGATGAATTCGAACAGGACATTTTAAGAGGAATTTCAGAGGAGGAACAGCTGGAAGGGATTCGTCTGATGAGCGAAATCCGCAAAAATTTAATGCAGGGAGAGTTATAA